A stretch of the Fusobacterium varium genome encodes the following:
- a CDS encoding putative transcriptional regulator: MLDFRIYTFLELCKTLSYTKTAENLHMTQPAVTQHIKFLEEFYKNKLFLYSGRTLSLTEYGKILYRYLVAMNSDSEKMREKILNLSSNKHALNFGATLTIGEYVIPKVLKKLSSDYPEINVSISVKDTKLLLEKLENGDIDFLLVEGFFEKTKYDSFLFSKEEFVAVCSDKNRFSQGEFTFEEILEERIIVREKGSGSRDIFEKILYDNNLSINDFTKKYEIENIKVIKEMIKNNTGITFIYKIAVEKEIKNGEVSVIKLKNFHAEREFNFVFLKDSIHKEEYKNWFEFMKKC; encoded by the coding sequence ATGCTTGACTTTAGGATTTATACATTTCTGGAATTATGTAAGACATTAAGTTATACCAAGACTGCTGAGAATCTTCATATGACACAGCCTGCTGTGACTCAGCATATAAAATTCTTGGAAGAATTTTATAAAAATAAACTTTTTCTATATTCAGGAAGAACTTTGTCTTTAACAGAATATGGAAAAATATTATATCGTTATTTAGTAGCAATGAATTCTGATTCTGAAAAAATGAGAGAAAAGATATTAAACCTTTCATCAAACAAACATGCTTTAAATTTTGGAGCAACCCTTACAATAGGTGAGTATGTAATTCCTAAAGTGTTAAAAAAACTTTCTTCTGATTATCCTGAAATAAATGTTTCTATCTCAGTAAAAGATACTAAATTATTACTTGAAAAATTAGAAAATGGAGATATAGATTTTCTTTTAGTAGAAGGATTTTTTGAAAAAACGAAATATGATTCATTTCTTTTTTCAAAAGAGGAATTTGTTGCAGTATGTTCTGATAAAAATAGATTTTCTCAAGGAGAATTTACATTTGAGGAAATTTTAGAGGAAAGAATAATAGTAAGAGAAAAAGGTTCAGGAAGCAGAGATATTTTTGAAAAAATACTATATGATAATAATCTTTCAATTAATGATTTTACAAAAAAATATGAAATAGAAAATATAAAAGTAATAAAAGAAATGATAAAAAATAATACAGGAATAACTTTTATATATAAGATAGCAGTTGAAAAAGAAATTAAAAATGGAGAAGTTTCAGTTATAAAATTGAAAAATTTTCATGCAGAAAGAGAATTTAATTTTGTTTTTTTAAAGGACAGTATACATAAAGAAGAGTATAAAAATTGGTTTGAATTTATGAAAAAATGCTGA
- the clcA gene encoding H(+)/Cl(-) exchange transporter ClcA, protein MNSEKTAEDNLKLLQKGSGKLYMLCLGVGALTGFIVSIYRWGLGYANHIRESIFSHRDMESPIFLAMVWAGFIAIGLLVDLIAKKYPKTSGSGIPQVKGIILRQLDYVKWFQELVAKFIGGLFGIGCGLSLGREGPSVQLGSYIGYGATKIFKRDSVEKKYLVTSGASAGLAGAFGAPLAGVMFSLEELHKFISSKLLICTFLASIASDFVGRRMFGMQTAFNLTVNYPKEINPYFQFGLFVCFGIVIAFFGKIFTMTLIKVQDIYKGAKLPRWAKVSFVMTTSFILCFILPEVTGGGHELVEEMAGGNRTIQLLVIIFIVKLLFTALSYATGFAGGIFLPMLVLGAILGKIYGIVLVNILGVGPEFIPHYMVLGMAGYFVAVVRAPITGAVLILEMTGNFDHLLALVTVSVVAYYITDLLGLEPIYEILYERMAKDVPSEKLEPSKKTIITVPVTGESELDGKRICEVNWAEDVLVVAIIRNEHEIIPKGNTRIEAGDRITILLPEKKVHIMKESLYKLGTCS, encoded by the coding sequence ATGAATTCTGAAAAAACTGCAGAAGATAATTTAAAATTACTGCAAAAAGGAAGCGGAAAACTTTATATGCTTTGTTTAGGAGTAGGAGCATTGACAGGTTTTATTGTTTCTATTTACAGATGGGGATTAGGCTATGCCAATCACATTAGAGAAAGCATTTTCAGTCATAGGGATATGGAAAGTCCAATTTTTTTAGCAATGGTATGGGCAGGATTTATTGCTATTGGATTATTAGTAGATCTAATTGCAAAAAAGTATCCCAAAACATCTGGGAGTGGAATACCACAAGTAAAAGGAATAATTTTAAGACAGCTTGACTATGTAAAATGGTTTCAAGAGTTAGTTGCAAAATTTATTGGAGGATTATTTGGAATTGGATGCGGACTTTCATTAGGAAGGGAAGGACCTTCTGTACAATTAGGATCTTACATTGGATATGGAGCCACTAAAATTTTTAAAAGAGATTCTGTTGAAAAAAAATATCTTGTAACAAGTGGAGCAAGTGCTGGATTAGCAGGAGCTTTTGGAGCACCTTTGGCTGGAGTTATGTTTAGCTTAGAGGAGCTGCATAAATTTATATCTTCAAAATTATTGATATGTACTTTTTTGGCTAGTATTGCATCTGATTTTGTTGGAAGAAGAATGTTTGGAATGCAGACTGCTTTTAACTTAACTGTGAATTATCCTAAGGAAATAAATCCTTATTTTCAATTTGGATTATTTGTTTGTTTTGGTATAGTTATAGCATTTTTTGGAAAAATATTTACAATGACTTTAATAAAAGTTCAAGATATCTATAAAGGTGCTAAATTACCAAGATGGGCAAAAGTTTCTTTTGTTATGACAACTTCATTTATTTTATGTTTTATTTTGCCAGAAGTAACAGGTGGAGGGCATGAATTAGTTGAAGAAATGGCAGGAGGAAACAGAACTATACAATTACTTGTTATTATATTTATTGTGAAATTGTTATTTACTGCATTATCTTATGCAACAGGTTTTGCAGGAGGAATATTTCTCCCAATGCTGGTATTAGGAGCTATATTAGGAAAAATATATGGAATAGTGCTGGTTAACATATTAGGAGTGGGACCAGAATTTATACCACATTATATGGTATTGGGAATGGCAGGATATTTTGTGGCAGTAGTAAGAGCTCCTATAACTGGAGCAGTCCTTATTTTAGAAATGACAGGAAATTTTGACCATTTACTTGCACTTGTAACAGTTTCTGTGGTAGCATATTATATAACAGATTTATTAGGATTGGAACCAATTTATGAAATTCTTTATGAGAGAATGGCAAAAGATGTTCCAAGTGAAAAATTGGAACCTAGTAAAAAAACTATAATAACTGTTCCAGTAACTGGGGAATCTGAATTGGATGGAAAGAGAATATGTGAAGTAAACTGGGCTGAAGATGTTCTGGTAGTGGCAATTATACGAAATGAACATGAAATAATTCCCAAAGGAAATACTAGGATAGAAGCAGGAGACAGAATAACAATACTTCTTCCAGAAAAGAAAGTCCATATTATGAAAGAAAGTTTATATAAATTAGGTACATGCAGTTAA